A genomic region of Candidatus Hydrogenedentota bacterium contains the following coding sequences:
- a CDS encoding OmpA family protein: MRVVGYRIVLILGTAVLCASPGTAQTSLEVPADDMAAVEDYQPELESAEPAETAVAQADSEVWWGNRAVSYRNYIPIEAPDCVGDCTYCDKNMICCRTGCPCENCQYICDDCSDCPPATFDKIFFDLDKAVLRPDAIVECNKVLEYLRINPAKHVLIEGHCCDLASEVYNIDLGRRRAEAVRQYLIENGVSAERILIETYGESRPWVGVEQRNLNRRAIVIVLPDGAK; this comes from the coding sequence ATGCGAGTTGTTGGATACCGTATCGTACTAATTCTGGGGACGGCAGTCCTCTGCGCGTCACCGGGCACTGCGCAAACGTCTCTTGAGGTGCCGGCGGACGACATGGCCGCGGTGGAGGACTATCAGCCAGAACTCGAGTCCGCGGAACCGGCCGAGACGGCCGTGGCGCAAGCCGACAGCGAGGTATGGTGGGGAAACCGCGCCGTTTCGTACCGCAATTACATCCCAATCGAGGCGCCGGATTGCGTCGGCGATTGCACTTACTGCGACAAGAACATGATCTGCTGCCGCACGGGATGTCCTTGCGAAAATTGTCAATACATCTGCGATGACTGCAGCGATTGCCCTCCGGCCACGTTCGACAAGATTTTCTTCGACCTGGACAAGGCCGTGCTGCGCCCGGACGCAATCGTCGAATGTAACAAGGTGCTCGAGTACCTTCGAATCAATCCGGCGAAGCACGTTCTGATCGAAGGGCACTGCTGCGACCTGGCATCAGAGGTCTACAATATCGACCTGGGCCGTCGCCGTGCGGAGGCAGTGAGACAATATCTCATCGAGAATGGCGTCAGCGCCGAGCGGATCCTCATTGAGACGTACGGCGAAAGCCGCCCGTGGGTCGGTGTCGAGCAGCGCAACCTGAACCGGCGCGCCATTGTCATTGTGCTCCCCGACGGCGCGAAATAG
- a CDS encoding tetratricopeptide repeat protein gives MRKNKHFGWVALALMLGGLCINAGAELNLWVSYYFAGEERFGDGDYKEAETLLASGLPETKTAFREAETLDALGRVYTSQGRFEDADKAFQEALRLKRRSLGKEHREVPVSLNNIADLYYVWGKVPETESLYREALDINRRDQLSAEVCRSLNGLALIHNANGEYVEAEELLKRAIEVHEKAQRREHPFLATCIVNLGILYTNLGRYEEAEPLFERAAYIQDRVLRADHPDVAVRLQATAALYHATGRVKEAIELSTRAEDIRNKQAEAGNAY, from the coding sequence ATGCGGAAGAACAAGCATTTCGGTTGGGTGGCGCTGGCGTTGATGCTTGGGGGTCTGTGCATCAATGCGGGCGCCGAATTGAATCTCTGGGTCTCCTACTATTTTGCGGGCGAGGAGCGCTTTGGCGACGGCGACTACAAGGAGGCGGAGACGTTGCTGGCGAGCGGCTTGCCGGAGACGAAGACCGCGTTTCGGGAAGCGGAGACGCTGGACGCGCTCGGCCGCGTGTACACCTCGCAGGGCCGGTTCGAGGACGCGGACAAGGCGTTCCAGGAAGCGCTGCGCCTGAAACGCAGGTCGTTGGGCAAGGAGCACCGGGAAGTGCCGGTCTCGCTCAACAATATTGCGGATCTGTACTATGTTTGGGGTAAGGTTCCGGAAACCGAGTCGTTGTATCGTGAAGCGCTCGACATCAACCGGCGCGATCAACTGAGCGCGGAGGTGTGCCGCAGCCTGAACGGACTGGCGTTGATTCACAACGCCAACGGGGAATATGTCGAGGCGGAGGAATTACTGAAACGCGCCATTGAAGTGCACGAGAAGGCGCAACGGCGCGAGCATCCGTTCCTGGCGACCTGTATTGTCAACCTCGGCATACTGTATACCAATCTCGGCCGTTACGAGGAAGCGGAGCCGCTCTTTGAGCGGGCGGCGTATATTCAGGACCGCGTGCTGCGCGCGGACCACCCTGACGTGGCGGTGCGGTTGCAGGCCACGGCGGCCTTGTATCACGCGACGGGGCGCGTCAAGGAGGCCATCGAGCTTTCCACGCGCGCGGAAGACATTCGGAATAAGCAGGCGGAAGCGGGCAACGCGTACTAG
- a CDS encoding diaminopimelate epimerase: protein MSFTKMHGLGNDYLFIEGERYPDRDWPELSRRMSERHLGAGADGIILILPSETAAFRMRIFNADGSEAETCGNGIRCFAKYVYERGMTHETEFVIDTLGGPNRVTLNTEGGRVVSVRSNMGRPRFDRAEIPMEGPSGRVIEEPLALENGETLRITCANIGNPHAAAFVDDATLVDLAAVGPKVERHPRFPQRTNVEFVTVLDRGNIVMRIWERGSGVTMASGSGSCGAALASMITGRVDRRVHVHLRYGKLAITWAEDGCVYQEGPATEVYAGVWPE from the coding sequence ATTTCGTTTACCAAGATGCACGGGCTCGGCAACGATTACCTGTTCATCGAGGGCGAGCGTTACCCGGACCGCGACTGGCCCGAGTTGTCGCGGCGCATGAGTGAGCGGCATCTTGGCGCGGGCGCCGACGGCATCATCCTGATATTGCCCAGCGAGACTGCCGCGTTCCGCATGCGCATCTTTAACGCCGACGGCAGCGAAGCGGAGACCTGCGGCAATGGCATCCGCTGTTTCGCGAAATATGTTTACGAACGGGGCATGACCCATGAAACGGAATTCGTGATTGACACCCTCGGGGGACCGAACCGGGTCACCCTCAACACGGAAGGCGGCAGGGTCGTGTCCGTGCGGTCCAACATGGGCCGGCCGCGTTTCGACCGGGCCGAAATCCCCATGGAGGGGCCGTCGGGCCGCGTCATTGAAGAGCCGCTTGCGCTGGAGAATGGCGAAACCCTGCGCATTACCTGCGCCAACATCGGTAACCCGCACGCGGCGGCATTTGTGGACGACGCAACCTTGGTCGACCTTGCGGCTGTTGGCCCGAAGGTCGAGCGTCATCCGCGCTTTCCTCAGCGCACGAACGTGGAATTCGTCACCGTGCTCGACCGCGGCAATATCGTCATGCGCATCTGGGAGCGGGGCAGCGGAGTCACGATGGCGAGCGGCAGCGGTTCCTGCGGCGCCGCGCTTGCATCCATGATCACCGGCCGTGTGGACCGCCGCGTGCACGTCCATCTCCGCTATGGAAAACTGGCGATTACGTGGGCCGAGGATGGCTGCGTGTATCAGGAAGGCCCTGCCACGGAGGTCTATGCCGGGGTCTGGCCCGAGTAG